From Oxyura jamaicensis isolate SHBP4307 breed ruddy duck chromosome 19, BPBGC_Ojam_1.0, whole genome shotgun sequence, the proteins below share one genomic window:
- the ABHD11 gene encoding protein ABHD11 translates to MVSIMLGPTILRAPSAVTAVPLSHAALGPAGARPPLVLLHGLFGSRGNLQTVANVLARRSGAQVLTLDARNHGSSPHSPVMTYEAMSLDVQQLLARLGIAKCIVLGHSMGGKTAMALALQRPDLVERLISVDISPVSTTLVSEFAAYISAMKSVNVPAGLSRSAARQLADSQLSPVVQHPQLRQFLLTNLVEVEGRYVWRVNLEAISHHLEDIMSFPVFHKPYPGPTLFLGGSNSPYISSEDYPEIQRLFPKADIQFIEGAGHIVHQDKFEEFITTVLKFLPPP, encoded by the exons GGCCGACGATCCTCCGCGCTCCATCCGCCGTGAC ggcCGTGCCCCTGTCCCACGCGGCGCTGGGTCCCGCCGGGGCGCGGCCACCCCTGGTGCTGCTCCACGGGCTGTTCGGCAGCCGCGGCAACCTGCAGACGGTGGCCAACGTGCTGGCACGACGCAGCGGCGCCCAG GTGCTGACGCTGGACGCCCGCAACCACGGCAGCAGCCCCCACAGCCCGGTGATGACCTATGAGGCGATGAGCCTGGatgtgcagcagctcctggcccgCCTGGGCATCGCCAAGTGCATCGTGCTGGGGCACAGCATGGGTGGCAAGACGGCCATGGCGCTGGCCTTGCAGCGG CCAGACCTGGTGGAGCGCCTTATCTCCGTAGACATCAGCCCTGTCTCAACCACGCTTGTCTCCGAGTTCGCTGCCTACATCTCTGCCATGAAGTCAGTGAACGTCCCGGCTGGCCTGTCCCGCTCTGCAGCCCGCCAGCTGGCAGACAGTCAGCTGAGTCCAGTGGTCCAG CACCCTCAGCTGAGGCAGTTCCTTCTCACCAACCTGGTGGAGGTGGAGGGCCGCTATGTCTGGCGTGTGAACCTGGAGGCTATCTCCCACCACTTGGAAGATATCATGAGCTTTCCTGTCTTCCACAAGCCGTACCCTGGCCCTACACTCTTTTTGGGAGGATCCAACTCACCCTATATCAG TTCCGAAGACTATCCAGAGATCCAGCGCCTCTTTCCCAAGGCAGATATCCAGTTCATCGAAGGTGCAGGTCACATAGTCCATCAAGATAAATTTGAAGAATTCATCACCACTGTCCTCAAGTTCCTGCCACCACCATAG